Sequence from the Streptomyces mobaraensis NBRC 13819 = DSM 40847 genome:
GACGGCTGGGAGGTCCTGGAACGCACCCGCGACCTCAGCGACCTCCCCGTCCTCCTGCTCACCGCACGCGGCGCCGAGACCGACCGCGTACGCGGCCTGCGCTCCGGCGCCGACGACTACCTGCCCAAGCCCTTCGGCAACGAGGAGCTCCTCGCCCGCGTCGAGGCCCTGCTCCGCCGCGCCGCCCCCGCCCGCTGGGCCGGCGAGTCCTTCGACGACGGCCTCCGCCTCGTCCCCGAGCGCCGCTCCGCCGTCTGGCAGGGCCAGGAGGCCCGCCTCAGCGACATCGAGTACCGACTCCTCCAGATCCTCGTCCGCAACCGCGGCCGCGTCATCACCACCGAGCAGCTCCTCGACCGCGTCTGGGACGACCACGCCGCCACCGGCCGCGAACGCGTCAAATTCGCCGTCCTCCGCCTGCGCCGCAAGCTGCGGCAGGCGGCGGGGGACGAGGCGGCGGATCCGGTGGAGGCGGTACGGGGGCTGGGGTACCGGTACCGGACGTAGTCCGGGGGGTGTGCCCCGGTCCCGCCCCTTCGCCGCTTCCTGGGGCTGCGCCCCAGACCCCGTGATCGCGGCTTCGCCGCTCGTCCTCAAACGCCGGACAGGCTGAAAATCAGCCTGTCCGACGTTTGAGGACAGCGCGCGCAGCGCACTTCGGGGGTGCGGGGGCTCGCCCCCGCAAGAAACTGGGGGCACCTCCCAGCGGTAGCTGGGGGAGAAAGGGCGGGACCGGGGCACACCCCCACCCGGGACGAAAGTCCCGATCCGAACCCGCAACCGTCGAGCAACCGGCGCTCATCCGGGGCAGCAACCCAAGACCCGCAACCTCGTCGCTGTCCGCACCCCAGACAGCGACAGGAAGCCCCGTGACCATGACCCTGCCCACCCGCAGCATCGCCATAGTCCTCGGCACCCGCCCCGAACTCGTCAAGCTCACGGACCTCGTCCGCCTCCTCGGCCCCGCCGCCCACCTGATCCACACCGGTCAGCACTACGACGAGGACCTTTCGGGCCGCTTCCTGACGGAACTGGGCCTCCCGGAGCCCACCCTCCTCACCGGCGTCGGCGGCAAGCCCCGCGCCGTGCAGATCTCCGCCGCCCTGGAGCAGCTCGACGAGCTGTTCACCGCCGAGCCGCCGCTCGCCGTCGTCGTCCAGGGCGACACCAACGCCGCCCTGGCCGGCGCGCTGGCCGCCAACGCCCGGGGCATCCCGCTGGTGCACGTCGAGGCCGGCCTGCGCAGCCACGACCGGAACATGCCCGAGGAGCACAACCGCGTCCTCATCGACCGCGTCGCTGACGTGCTCTGCGCGGCCACCGAGGACAACCGCGCCAACCTCCTCGCCGAGGGCCTGGAGGACGCCCGGATCGCCGTCACCGGCAACACCGTCGTCGAGGCCGTCCGCAACCAGCTCCCCTCCGCCGCCGAGCGCGCCGCGCTGCTGGACGCGCGAGGGCTGACCGCCGACGGCTACGTCCTCGCCACCGCGCACCGCCCGGAGAACACCGACGACCCGGCCGCCCTGCGCGCGATCCTCACCGAGCTCGCCGCGCTGGTCGCCGACGACCGCCCGGTCCTGCTGCCGCTGCACCCCCGTACCCGCGCCCGGATCGAGGCGGCCGGCCTCGCCGCCCTCCTCGCGCCGCTGACGGTGACCGCGCCGCTCGGCTACTCCGAGTTCCTGGCCCTGGCCCGGCACGCGGCCCTGCTCGTGTCCGACTCCGGCGGCATCCAGGAGGAGTGCACGGTCCTCGGCCGTCCGCTGGTGGTCGTCCGGCGCTCCACGGAGCGGCCGGAGGCGATGACCGACTTCGCGGAGCTCGTCGCCCCGGGCCCGGCGATCGGCGCCGCCGCGCGCCGGCGGCTCGCCGAGGGCCCGGAGGGCCTGGCCCGCCTGGCCGCGCTGCCCAGCCCGTTCGGCGACGGCCTCGCCTCGGAGCGGATCACGGCCCTGCTGGCCGGCATCGCCACACCGGTGCGCCTGGCGGCGTAAGGGCGGCAGCCCCAGCCCGGACCGACCGCCCGCTCCCCCGCCCCACCAGGACTCCTCGTGTTCCAGAGCCCCTTCTTCCTCATATTCCCCTTCTTCCTCCTCGCCTGCTTCCTCCTCTACTGGGCCGGCGCCCGCCACGCCTACACGCGGCGCCCGATCGCCGAGCACGGCGACCCCGCCGCCTTCGACTGGCACTTCTTCGTCCCCTGCCGGGACGAGGAGGCCGTCGTCGCGACGACCGTCGGCCGGCTGCGCGCCGACCACCCCCGCGCGCACGTCTGGGTCATCGACGACGACAGCGACGACCGCACCGGCGCGATCGTCGCCGAACTCGCCGAGCGCGACCGCCGCGTCCACCTGGTGCGCCGGCACCGCCCGGAGGCCCGGCAGGGCAAGGGCGCGGCGCTCAACGCCGCGTACGACGAGCTGAACCAGTTCCTCTCCCGGGACACCGACCGCGAGCGGGTCGTCGTCTGCGTCGTCGACGCCGACGGGCAGCTGGACCCCAACGCGCTGAACGTCGTCAGCGGCCCGCAGGGCTTCGGCGACCCGGAGACCGGCGGCGTCCAGGTCAGCGTCCGGATGCGGAACACCGGGGACGAGCGCCCGCTGCCCGACCGCGGCCGGGCGCGGAACGCCTTCGCGCGGCTGCTGGTGCGCATGCAGGACATGGAGTTCTCCGTCTCCAACGCCGGCATGCAGCTGCTCCGGGCCCGCACCGGCTCCGTCGGCCTGGGCGGCAACGGGCAGTTCACCCGCCTCGCCTCGCTCGACCGGATAGCCGCGGCCGAGCGGCGGCCCTGGAAGCGCGGCGCCCTGCTGGAGGACTACGAGCTGGGCCTGCACATGATCCTCACCGGTGACCGGATCAACCACATCACCGACACCTGGGTCTCCCAGGAGGGGCTGCCGCACGGCCGCCGGTTCCTCACCCAGCGCACCCGCTGGGCGCAGGGCAACCTCCAGTGCGTCCGCTACGCGCCGCGCATCATCTCCTCGCGCCACTACGGCGGCCGGGGCGTCCTGGAGACCCTCTACACCTTCCTCCAGCCCGTCGCCCACCTGGTGACGCTCGCGCTGTGCGCCGTCATGTTCGCGCTGCTGGGCCTGACCGCCGCCGAGGACGGCGCCGGGGCGGCGTTCGGCGGCATGCTGGCGCTGTGGCCGCTGGTCCTCGCGCTGGCCGTCGTCTCGGTGCTGCCGTTCGTGCTGTGGGGCCCGGTCTACCGCCGCGACCGCGCCGACGACCGCTCGCTGCTCACCGCCCTGCTGTGGGGCCTGGCCCTGTGGCTGTACGCCTACCACCTCTTCCCGGCGTCGGCCCGCGGCTTCCTGCGGATGCTGCGCGGCCGCAACGGCTGGGCCAAGACCCGCCGCAACGCCGAGGCTACGGACTCCGGCCCGGTCGCCATCGAGGTCTGAGTCGGGACCACGCTCGGAACAAAGTGTTCCGCTGCTCACATCCGCCGCCCGGAGAGCAACCTCCGGGCGGCTTCCGCCATCTGACCGCCGGTGACAGTTGTGCCCGGACCCGACGGTGGCCGGGTGGCGGAACGGGAGCGTTGTGCGGATACCGGAACTCAGCACGCGGATGCACTTGCTGCTGCTCACCGCGTGGGCCGCGCTCTGGTTCGTGGTCGTGGAACCGAGCGGCGGCTTCTCCTGGCACTACCTGCGCACGGGCGGCGAGCTGATCTACCACGGCTCGTCGGGCGACGGCGGCCTCAACCTCTACGCCCGCCACCCCGAACTCCAGATGGGGCCCATCAGCTTCCTGGTGGCCGGGCTGTTCAACCCCTTCCCCGCCGAGGTCGGGCAGGTGCTCGCCGAGGCGTTCATGTCGGTGCTCGGCCTGGTGGTCCTGGTGCTCACCGGGCGCAGCGCCGCCCGGCACTTCCTGGGCACCGGCACCAACCACCAGCGGCTGCGGCGGCGCGTCCTCATCGCCGGACTGGCCTTCATCCCGATGTGGATCGAGGTCTCGGTCCGCTTCGCCCATCTCGACGACGTGCTGGCGCTGTTCTTCACCGCCCTGGCCGTCCGCTCCATGACGCGCTGCGACGCGGCGGCCACCGGCATCTGGATGGCCCTCGCCCTGGACTCCAAGCCCACCGCGCTGGCCTTCCTCCCGCTGCTGCTGGCGCTGCCGAAGGAACGCTGGCTGCGGGCCGGGCTCTGGTGCGCCGGTCTCGTCGCCGTCGCCTGGGTGCCGTTCTTCCTCGTCGACACGCACTCCTTCGCCGCCGCCGAGTTCACCATCCCCAACAACCCGGCGTCCGCGCTGCGCTGGCTGGGCGCCAACGACCCCGAGACCCCGAGCTGGGCCCGCCCGGCCCAGGCCGCCCTCGGCCTCTTCCTCGGCACGGTCGCCGTCTGGCGCGGCCGCTGGGCGGCGGTCGTCCTGCTGGGCGCCAACGCGCGCATCGTCCTCGACCCGAGCGTCTACACGTACTACACGGCGTCCGTGCTGCTCGGCACGCTCCTGTGGGACGTGTGCGGGCAGCGGCGGCTGGTGCCGCTGTGGAGCTGGCTGGCGCTGGTCGCCTTGTACGGGAGCGTGTTCGTCGTCCACGACGATGCGGCGCGGGGCTTGATCCGGTTGGCGTTCGTCGTCGTCTCGACGGCGTACGTCCTGTTCGCACCGGTGCGCGACCGGCGCCAGCGGGTCCGTGACCGCGCGGAGTTGCACGACGAGCCCGTCGACGGGCCGTGGGGGCCGATGTGGGACCCGGGACGCTCGCGACCGTGGTCGCGGTGAGGGTGCCCCGGTCCCGCCCTTTCTCCGTTTCTTGCAGGGGCTGCGCCCCCGCACCCCCGAAGCGCCCTTCGGGCGCTGTCCTCAAACTCCCCCAGAGGGGGCACCCCCAACGGGCTGATTTCAGCCCGTCCGGCGCTTGAGGACGAGCGGCGAAGCCGCGAAAAGGGGGGTCTGGGGGCACAGCCCCCAGGAAACGGCGAAGGGGCGGGACAGGGGCAACCCCCACCCCGCCCCCAGCCAGGGGCGAGCCCTAACGCCTACGCACCCGGCAGCGCTGCCAACTGAGCACTGATCCGCTCGATGTCGGCCTCAGCCTTCGCGAGCCGCGTACGAATCTTCTCGACGGCCGCCTCGGCCGCCTTCGCCAGGAACGCCTCGTTCCCCAGCTTGGCCGTCGCCTGGGACTTCTCCTTCTCCGCCGCCGCCAACGCCTTGGCAAGCCGCTTCCGCTCCGCCTCGACGTCGATCGTCCCGGACAGGTCCAGGGCGACCGTCGCCCCACCGATGGTGAGGTTCGCCGTCGCCTGGAACCCCTCGCCCTCCGGCTGGAGCCGCAGCAGCTGCCGGATCGCACCCTCGTGCGCGGCGAGGGCGGTACCGGACAGTCCGAGCCGCGCCGGCACCCGCTGCCCCGGCTGGAGCCCTTGGTCCGCGCGGAACCGCCGGACCTCGGTGATCACCTGCTGGAGGTTCTCGATCTCCGCCTCGGCCGCCGCGTCGCGGAACCCACTGTCGGCCGGCCAGTCGGCGACGACGAGCGACTCCTTGCCGGTGAGCGTCGTCCACAGCGCCTCGGTGACGAAGGGGACGATCGGGTGGAGCAGCTTGAGGGTGACGTCCAGGACCTCGCCGAGGACGCGCGCCGACACCTTCGCCTGCTCGCCGCCGCCCATGAACGTGGTCTTGGACAGCTCGACGTACCAGTCGAAGACCTCGTCCCACGCGAAGTGGTAGAGGGCGTCCGAGAGCTTGGCGAACTGGTAGTCCTCGTAGTACGCGTCCACCTCGGCGACGGTCGCGTTCAGCCGGGAGAGGATCCACCGGTCGGTGGCCGAGAGCTTCTCGGCCGCCGGGAGTTCGCCCTCCACGGTCGCGCCGTTCATCAGCGCGAACCGCGTCGCGTTCCAGATCTTGTTGGCAAAGTTGCGGGACGCCTGGACCCAGTCCTCGCCGATCGGCACGTCCGTACCGGGATTGGCGCCCTTGGCCAGGGTGAAGCGGACGGCGTCGGAGCCGTACGCGTCCATCCAGTCCAGCGGATCGACCACGTTCCCGAAGGACTTGGACATCTTCTTGCCGCGCTCGTCGCGCACCAGGCCGGTGAGGGCGATGGTGTGGAACGGCGCGACGCCGTCCATCGCGTAGAGGCCGAACATCATCATCCGGGCGACCCAGAAGAAGATGATGTCGTGGCCGGTGAGCAGGACGTCGGTGGCGTAGAACTTCGCCAGGTCCGGCGTCTTCTCCGGCCAGCCGAGCGTGGAGAACGGCCACAGGCCGGAGGAGAACCAGGTGTCGAGGACGTCGGTGTCCTGGTGCCAGCCCTCGCCGGACGGCGGCTCCTCGTCCGGGCCGACGCAGACGACCTGGCCCTCGGGGCCGTACCAGACCGGGATGCGGTGGCCCCACCACAGCTGGCGCGAGATGCACCAGTCGTGCATGTTGTCGACCCAGTCGAAGTAGCGCTTCGACATGTCCTCCGGGTGGATCTTCACCCGGCCGTCGCGGACCGCGTCGCCGGCGGCCTGCGCCAGCGGGC
This genomic interval carries:
- a CDS encoding glycosyltransferase family 2 protein: MFQSPFFLIFPFFLLACFLLYWAGARHAYTRRPIAEHGDPAAFDWHFFVPCRDEEAVVATTVGRLRADHPRAHVWVIDDDSDDRTGAIVAELAERDRRVHLVRRHRPEARQGKGAALNAAYDELNQFLSRDTDRERVVVCVVDADGQLDPNALNVVSGPQGFGDPETGGVQVSVRMRNTGDERPLPDRGRARNAFARLLVRMQDMEFSVSNAGMQLLRARTGSVGLGGNGQFTRLASLDRIAAAERRPWKRGALLEDYELGLHMILTGDRINHITDTWVSQEGLPHGRRFLTQRTRWAQGNLQCVRYAPRIISSRHYGGRGVLETLYTFLQPVAHLVTLALCAVMFALLGLTAAEDGAGAAFGGMLALWPLVLALAVVSVLPFVLWGPVYRRDRADDRSLLTALLWGLALWLYAYHLFPASARGFLRMLRGRNGWAKTRRNAEATDSGPVAIEV
- a CDS encoding response regulator transcription factor gives rise to the protein MTRILVVEDDADLALALRVLLERAGHTVIPADDGREALRLLFAERPALVILDIGLPELDGWEVLERTRDLSDLPVLLLTARGAETDRVRGLRSGADDYLPKPFGNEELLARVEALLRRAAPARWAGESFDDGLRLVPERRSAVWQGQEARLSDIEYRLLQILVRNRGRVITTEQLLDRVWDDHAATGRERVKFAVLRLRRKLRQAAGDEAADPVEAVRGLGYRYRT
- a CDS encoding valine--tRNA ligase, translating into MTENTQQQHDSVPELPTQYAPAEVEGPLYERWVERGYFTADATSDKKPYTIVIPPPNVTGSLHLGHAFQHTLMDALTRRKRMQGYEALWLPGMDHAGIATQNKVEQQLAEEGKSRHDLGREAFVDRVWQWKEEYGGKILGQMRRLGDGVDWSRERFTMDEGLSKAVQTIFKKLYDDELIYRAERIINWCPRCLTAISDIEVEYQEDAGELVSIRYGEGEDSLVVATTRAETMLGDTAVAVHPEDERYAHLVGKQIKLPLTDRTIPVVADTHVDPEFGTGAVKVTPAHDPNDFAIGQRHGLPSMTVMDEHGVITVHGPFLGLDRFEARSAIVAALREQGRIVAEKRPYVHSVGHCSRCSTTVEPRLSMQWWVKVGPLAQAAGDAVRDGRVKIHPEDMSKRYFDWVDNMHDWCISRQLWWGHRIPVWYGPEGQVVCVGPDEEPPSGEGWHQDTDVLDTWFSSGLWPFSTLGWPEKTPDLAKFYATDVLLTGHDIIFFWVARMMMFGLYAMDGVAPFHTIALTGLVRDERGKKMSKSFGNVVDPLDWMDAYGSDAVRFTLAKGANPGTDVPIGEDWVQASRNFANKIWNATRFALMNGATVEGELPAAEKLSATDRWILSRLNATVAEVDAYYEDYQFAKLSDALYHFAWDEVFDWYVELSKTTFMGGGEQAKVSARVLGEVLDVTLKLLHPIVPFVTEALWTTLTGKESLVVADWPADSGFRDAAAEAEIENLQQVITEVRRFRADQGLQPGQRVPARLGLSGTALAAHEGAIRQLLRLQPEGEGFQATANLTIGGATVALDLSGTIDVEAERKRLAKALAAAEKEKSQATAKLGNEAFLAKAAEAAVEKIRTRLAKAEADIERISAQLAALPGA
- the wecB gene encoding non-hydrolyzing UDP-N-acetylglucosamine 2-epimerase, translating into MTLPTRSIAIVLGTRPELVKLTDLVRLLGPAAHLIHTGQHYDEDLSGRFLTELGLPEPTLLTGVGGKPRAVQISAALEQLDELFTAEPPLAVVVQGDTNAALAGALAANARGIPLVHVEAGLRSHDRNMPEEHNRVLIDRVADVLCAATEDNRANLLAEGLEDARIAVTGNTVVEAVRNQLPSAAERAALLDARGLTADGYVLATAHRPENTDDPAALRAILTELAALVADDRPVLLPLHPRTRARIEAAGLAALLAPLTVTAPLGYSEFLALARHAALLVSDSGGIQEECTVLGRPLVVVRRSTERPEAMTDFAELVAPGPAIGAAARRRLAEGPEGLARLAALPSPFGDGLASERITALLAGIATPVRLAA